In one Sulfitobacter sp. LCG007 genomic region, the following are encoded:
- a CDS encoding acetate--CoA ligase family protein, with protein sequence MHDISRLLRPKSIAVIGGGGWCRNVVEQSHRMGFQGDIWPVHPSKNEICGFPSVHRLADLPGVPDAVFIGVNRHATVDIVSQLSAMGAGGAVCFASGFAEAAAEDREARSLQARLLEAAAGMPVLGPNCYGFINALDGALLWPDQHGCARVGRGVAILTQSSNIAINLTMQRRALPIAYVVTCGNMAQIRQAEIASALLDDPRVSAIGVHVEGFGDTALWHGLAVKARRKGIRIVGLKVGASEQAQRATVSHTASLAGSDAGAAALLERLGIARVGDLPTFLETLKLLHVTGGLDRPTLASISCSGGEASLVADTAHGRAVSFPPLTKGQKRALKDALGPMVALSNPLDYNTYVWGDGAKMADAWAPMAGARTGLTLIVVDYPHTDARDWVHATAAAIEVRRRSARPVAVVATLPELMPLGTAEELLAGGVIPLSGLPEAIAAAEIAARRPMRLSGPPLPPGPERAVAVLREDEAKVMLAKNGVAVPTGQALDRTSCMAADYRDLRGPLVLKGLGLAHKSEAGAVRLNLSAAQVREAAATMAAEVFLVEEMVQGGVAELLLGVTRDPAHGFLLTLGAGGVLTELWQDTVTLLLPVGPQDVKAALRRLRIWPLLEGYRGKPAANLDAIVRAVLALQACVVDNAARIGEVEINPLICTPDAAVAVDALISIAPQTRNERTG encoded by the coding sequence ATGCATGACATTTCCCGTCTGCTGCGGCCGAAATCCATCGCGGTGATCGGCGGCGGCGGGTGGTGCCGAAATGTCGTGGAACAGTCCCATCGCATGGGATTTCAGGGTGACATCTGGCCGGTGCATCCATCGAAGAATGAAATCTGCGGATTTCCCTCCGTTCACAGGCTCGCCGATCTGCCGGGAGTGCCGGATGCCGTCTTCATCGGCGTGAACCGGCATGCCACGGTTGACATCGTTTCCCAGCTTTCCGCGATGGGAGCGGGAGGCGCGGTCTGTTTCGCCTCGGGCTTCGCGGAGGCCGCGGCAGAGGACCGGGAGGCGCGTTCGCTGCAGGCCCGTCTGTTGGAGGCCGCCGCCGGGATGCCTGTCCTCGGACCCAATTGCTACGGCTTCATCAACGCGCTGGACGGTGCGCTGCTGTGGCCCGACCAGCATGGATGCGCCCGGGTCGGGCGGGGCGTGGCAATCCTGACGCAAAGCTCGAACATCGCGATCAACCTTACCATGCAGCGCCGCGCGCTGCCCATCGCCTATGTCGTGACCTGCGGCAACATGGCCCAGATCAGGCAGGCCGAGATTGCGTCCGCATTGCTTGACGATCCGCGCGTCAGCGCCATCGGGGTACATGTGGAAGGCTTCGGGGACACGGCGCTCTGGCATGGTCTGGCGGTGAAGGCGCGCCGGAAGGGGATCCGGATCGTTGGACTGAAGGTCGGCGCATCGGAACAGGCGCAGCGTGCGACCGTGTCTCACACCGCTTCGCTGGCAGGCAGCGACGCCGGCGCGGCGGCATTGCTGGAGCGGCTCGGAATCGCGCGTGTAGGCGACCTGCCCACATTTCTCGAGACTCTGAAACTTCTGCACGTCACCGGAGGGCTGGACCGCCCGACACTGGCCTCGATCAGCTGTTCGGGTGGGGAAGCGAGCCTGGTCGCGGATACCGCTCATGGGCGGGCGGTGTCCTTTCCGCCTCTTACGAAGGGACAGAAGCGGGCACTGAAAGACGCGCTCGGGCCGATGGTCGCCCTGTCGAACCCGCTCGACTACAACACCTACGTCTGGGGTGACGGCGCGAAGATGGCCGATGCATGGGCACCGATGGCGGGCGCGCGGACGGGACTGACGCTGATCGTCGTTGATTATCCTCATACCGATGCCCGGGATTGGGTCCATGCCACCGCCGCGGCAATCGAGGTGCGCCGGCGCAGCGCGCGTCCGGTCGCTGTCGTGGCGACACTGCCGGAGCTCATGCCGCTCGGGACCGCCGAGGAACTGCTCGCGGGCGGCGTGATTCCCCTTTCCGGGCTCCCCGAAGCGATTGCCGCGGCGGAGATCGCCGCAAGACGGCCCATGCGCCTGTCAGGCCCGCCGCTTCCGCCGGGGCCCGAGCGCGCGGTAGCGGTGCTGCGCGAGGATGAGGCCAAGGTGATGCTGGCGAAAAACGGTGTCGCCGTGCCGACGGGTCAGGCGCTGGACCGGACCTCCTGCATGGCTGCGGATTACAGGGATCTGCGCGGTCCGCTGGTGCTGAAGGGTCTGGGGCTGGCCCACAAGTCCGAGGCGGGCGCGGTGCGGCTGAACCTGTCCGCGGCGCAGGTCCGCGAGGCAGCCGCGACGATGGCGGCGGAAGTCTTTCTCGTCGAGGAAATGGTGCAGGGCGGCGTGGCCGAGCTCTTGCTGGGCGTGACCCGCGACCCGGCGCACGGATTCCTCCTGACGCTTGGGGCGGGCGGGGTCCTGACCGAGCTCTGGCAGGATACCGTGACGCTTCTGCTGCCGGTGGGGCCGCAGGACGTAAAGGCCGCGCTGCGCCGTCTGCGCATCTGGCCGCTGCTCGAGGGCTATCGCGGGAAGCCCGCCGCGAACCTCGATGCGATTGTCCGGGCCGTCCTTGCGCTTCAGGCCTGTGTGGTCGACAACGCGGCGCGGATCGGCGAGGTCGAGATCAACCCGCTGATATGCACTCCGGACGCAGCGGTCGCCGTGGACGCGCTGATCTCGATCGCGCCGCAAACACGAAACGAAAGGACAGGCTGA
- a CDS encoding class II aldolase and adducin N-terminal domain-containing protein, whose translation MTVTSLRPNMTHWNERVDLAAAFRWTARLNMHEGVANHFSMAVNGAGTRFLMNPNQKHFSRIKASDLIEMDADDPDCMKGVDADITAWGLHGGIHRHCPHARCAMHVHSIHATVLASLADSRLPAIDQNTAMFFDRVVVDDHYDGLALEDEGNRCAQLLRDPGKKVLVMGNHGVMVIGTTVAETFNRLYYFERAAETYIRALQTGQPLRYLTDSVAAKTAQMIEDYPEQDARHLAELKSILDEEGSDYAA comes from the coding sequence ATGACCGTGACAAGCCTGCGACCGAACATGACCCACTGGAACGAGCGGGTCGATCTCGCAGCCGCCTTCCGCTGGACCGCTCGCCTGAACATGCACGAAGGCGTCGCGAACCATTTTTCAATGGCGGTGAACGGCGCAGGAACCCGGTTCCTGATGAACCCGAACCAGAAGCATTTCAGCCGCATCAAGGCCAGTGACCTGATCGAGATGGACGCGGACGATCCGGACTGCATGAAGGGCGTCGATGCCGACATCACCGCGTGGGGCCTGCATGGCGGCATTCACCGGCACTGCCCGCACGCCCGCTGCGCGATGCATGTACATTCGATTCATGCGACGGTTCTTGCCAGTCTGGCCGATAGCAGGCTGCCCGCGATCGACCAGAACACGGCGATGTTCTTCGACCGGGTCGTGGTGGACGACCACTACGACGGGCTTGCGCTGGAGGACGAGGGGAACCGCTGCGCGCAGCTTCTTCGCGATCCCGGGAAGAAGGTGCTGGTAATGGGAAATCACGGCGTGATGGTGATCGGGACTACGGTCGCCGAAACCTTCAACCGCCTCTATTATTTCGAGCGCGCGGCCGAAACCTATATCAGGGCGCTCCAGACCGGCCAGCCGCTGCGCTACCTTACGGACTCGGTGGCGGCCAAGACGGCCCAGATGATCGAGGACTATCCGGAACAGGACGCTCGTCACCTGGCGGAGCTGAAATCCATCCTCGATGAGGAAGGTTCGGACTACGCCGCATAG
- a CDS encoding carnitinyl-CoA dehydratase, which yields MDPVRKKRDGAILEVTLDRPKANAIDLRTSRIMGEVFRDFRDDPDLRVAIVTGAGEKFFCPGWDLKAAADGDAVDGDYGVGGFGGLQEMRDMNKPVIAAVNGICCGGGLELALSADIILAADHATFALPEIRSGTVADAASVKLPKRMPYHIAMELLLTGRWFDVQEANRWGLVNEIVPGADLMERAWEMARLLASGPPLVYAAIKEIVRDAEDSKFRDTMNRITRRQLATVDRLYSSEDQIEGARAFSEKRDPVWKGR from the coding sequence ATGGACCCGGTCAGGAAGAAACGCGATGGCGCCATTCTTGAAGTCACGCTGGACAGGCCGAAGGCGAATGCCATCGACCTCAGGACGTCGCGGATCATGGGCGAGGTGTTTCGCGACTTCCGCGACGATCCGGACCTCCGTGTGGCCATCGTTACCGGCGCGGGAGAGAAGTTCTTCTGCCCCGGCTGGGATCTCAAGGCCGCGGCCGATGGCGATGCGGTGGACGGGGACTACGGTGTGGGCGGCTTCGGCGGCCTGCAGGAAATGCGCGACATGAACAAGCCGGTGATCGCGGCGGTGAACGGGATCTGCTGCGGGGGCGGTCTGGAACTCGCGCTGTCCGCCGACATCATCCTCGCCGCCGATCACGCGACCTTCGCCCTGCCCGAGATCCGGTCCGGGACCGTGGCGGATGCGGCGAGCGTCAAGCTGCCGAAGCGCATGCCCTATCATATCGCGATGGAGCTTCTGCTGACAGGGCGTTGGTTCGACGTGCAGGAGGCCAATCGTTGGGGCCTTGTGAACGAGATCGTGCCGGGCGCGGACCTGATGGAGCGCGCTTGGGAGATGGCGCGGCTTCTCGCCTCGGGTCCGCCGCTCGTCTACGCGGCGATCAAGGAGATCGTCCGGGATGCGGAGGATTCGAAGTTCCGGGACACGATGAACCGGATCACCCGGCGCCAGCTTGCCACCGTGGACCGGCTTTATTCCTCCGAGGATCAGATCGAAGGCGCGCGTGCGTTTTCCGAAAAGCGCGATCCTGTCTGGAAAGGACGCTGA
- the ade gene encoding adenine deaminase → MSETPFPSWPEVAADLIATATGRRPADMVIRGGVWVNVHSREILPGYDIAIRKGRIACVVPDAGYCTGPETTIVEAQGRYMIPGLCDGHMHIESGMLTPAEFARAVIPHGTTSMFTDPHEIANVLGLEGVRMMHDEALMQPVNIFTQMPSCAPSAPGMETTGFEITPEDVAEAMTWPGIIGLGEMMNFPGVSNADPKMLAEIAATQRAGRTVGGHYASPDLGPAFAGYLAGGPADDHEGTCEADAIARVRGGMRSMMRLGSAWYDVESQITAITEKGLDPRNFILCTDDCHSGTLVNDGHMNRVLRHAIDCGCDPLVALQMATINTATHFGLEREIGSIAPGRRADVILTSDLATLPIETVIARGRVVAEDGICLVDCPHYDWPEHARATVRMGKKLVADDFAIPAPEGANAVAANVIGVVENQAPTRALKFELPVTEGRVQGTAEVCQIALVERHRATGGVVNAFVSGFGYEGRMAMASTVAHDSHHMIVVGTDADQMALAANRLGEAGGGITIFRDGEELALVDLPIAGLMSDAPASEVAAKADRMMEAMRACGCKLNNAYMQHSLLALVVIPELRISDLGLVDVRTFEFIPVTEPLA, encoded by the coding sequence ATGTCGGAGACACCCTTCCCCTCCTGGCCCGAAGTCGCGGCCGATCTCATCGCAACGGCCACGGGCAGACGCCCGGCGGACATGGTGATCAGGGGCGGCGTCTGGGTAAATGTCCACAGCCGCGAGATCCTGCCGGGCTACGACATCGCCATCCGCAAGGGCCGCATCGCCTGCGTGGTGCCCGACGCCGGATATTGCACGGGACCGGAGACGACGATCGTCGAGGCGCAGGGGCGCTACATGATCCCCGGTCTCTGCGACGGGCATATGCATATCGAGAGCGGCATGCTGACCCCGGCGGAATTTGCCCGCGCCGTGATCCCGCACGGCACCACGTCGATGTTCACCGACCCGCATGAGATCGCCAACGTTCTGGGGCTCGAAGGCGTGCGCATGATGCATGACGAGGCGCTGATGCAGCCGGTCAACATCTTCACCCAGATGCCTTCCTGCGCGCCCTCCGCGCCGGGGATGGAGACCACGGGTTTCGAGATCACGCCCGAGGATGTGGCCGAAGCGATGACATGGCCCGGTATCATCGGACTGGGCGAGATGATGAATTTTCCCGGCGTCTCGAACGCCGATCCCAAGATGCTGGCCGAGATCGCGGCGACGCAACGCGCCGGCCGGACGGTGGGCGGTCACTACGCCTCGCCCGATCTCGGTCCGGCCTTCGCCGGGTATCTGGCGGGCGGGCCGGCGGACGATCACGAGGGCACCTGCGAGGCCGATGCCATCGCGCGCGTGCGCGGCGGCATGCGTTCGATGATGCGGCTGGGCTCGGCCTGGTACGATGTGGAAAGCCAGATCACCGCGATCACCGAGAAGGGCCTCGATCCGCGCAACTTCATCCTGTGCACCGACGACTGCCATTCCGGAACCCTGGTGAACGACGGTCACATGAACCGGGTGCTGCGCCACGCCATCGACTGCGGCTGCGATCCGCTGGTGGCCCTGCAGATGGCCACGATCAACACCGCCACGCATTTCGGGCTCGAGCGCGAGATCGGCTCGATCGCCCCCGGTCGCCGCGCCGACGTGATCCTGACCTCGGATCTCGCGACGCTGCCGATCGAAACCGTGATCGCCCGGGGCAGGGTCGTGGCCGAGGACGGCATTTGCCTGGTCGATTGCCCGCATTACGACTGGCCCGAGCATGCCCGCGCCACCGTTCGCATGGGCAAGAAGCTGGTGGCGGATGATTTTGCGATACCGGCGCCTGAGGGTGCGAATGCGGTCGCCGCGAACGTCATCGGCGTGGTCGAGAACCAGGCCCCGACCAGGGCGCTGAAATTCGAGCTGCCCGTCACCGAGGGCCGCGTGCAGGGCACCGCCGAGGTCTGCCAGATCGCGCTGGTCGAACGCCACCGCGCCACCGGTGGCGTGGTCAACGCCTTCGTGTCGGGCTTTGGCTATGAGGGGCGCATGGCCATGGCGTCCACCGTGGCCCATGACAGCCACCACATGATTGTCGTCGGCACCGATGCAGACCAGATGGCGCTTGCCGCGAACCGGCTGGGCGAGGCTGGCGGGGGCATCACGATCTTCCGCGATGGCGAGGAACTGGCGCTGGTCGACCTGCCCATCGCCGGGCTCATGTCCGACGCGCCCGCGTCCGAGGTGGCCGCGAAGGCCGATCGCATGATGGAAGCGATGCGCGCCTGCGGCTGCAAGCTCAACAACGCCTACATGCAGCACTCGCTGCTTGCCCTGGTGGTCATTCCCGAGCTGCGCATCTCGGACCTCGGTCTCGTCGACGTGCGGACATTCGAATTCATTCCCGTGACAGAGCCGCTTGCATGA
- a CDS encoding DNA topoisomerase IB, translating into MRTERLPGLVYYPDNAPGITRRRRGRGFSYIAPDGTSIDNKAERARIAALAVPPAYEKVWISPRPDGHLQATGRDARERKQYRYHPHWTEFRSQRKFFQLPAFGEKLPAIRRAIMRDLQEEAGDRRFAIAAVLALIDRLSLRVGHAAYAKENRSYGATTLRTRHVSVKDGEILMNFTAKGGLKVKRRLRDATLNRTLARLHDLPGKSLISWLDDEGVSRDVTSDAVNARLAEITGDDSMTAKTFRTWNGSVAALERALSSEPVTIKAISEAAADRLHNTPAIARTSYIHPDIIALTEFEPEARLDAVADAVDRTGLRKTETRLLALLSRS; encoded by the coding sequence ATGCGAACCGAACGACTTCCCGGACTTGTCTACTATCCCGACAACGCGCCAGGCATCACGCGGCGACGGCGGGGGCGCGGTTTCAGCTACATCGCCCCGGACGGCACGAGCATAGACAACAAGGCCGAGCGCGCGCGCATCGCGGCGCTGGCGGTGCCGCCCGCCTACGAAAAGGTCTGGATCTCGCCCCGGCCCGACGGCCATCTCCAGGCCACGGGGAGGGATGCGCGGGAACGCAAGCAATATCGCTATCACCCCCACTGGACCGAATTCCGGTCGCAGCGGAAATTCTTTCAGCTGCCTGCCTTCGGCGAGAAGCTTCCGGCGATTCGCCGCGCGATCATGAGGGATCTTCAGGAAGAGGCAGGAGACCGCCGCTTCGCGATCGCCGCCGTGCTCGCCCTTATCGACCGGCTTTCGCTTCGCGTCGGCCATGCCGCCTATGCAAAGGAAAACCGCAGCTACGGGGCGACGACGCTGCGTACCCGGCACGTGTCGGTGAAGGATGGCGAGATCCTGATGAACTTCACCGCCAAAGGCGGATTGAAGGTCAAGCGGCGCCTGCGCGACGCCACCCTGAACCGCACCCTCGCACGCCTGCACGACCTGCCCGGAAAATCCCTGATCTCCTGGCTCGACGACGAAGGCGTGTCGCGCGACGTGACGTCCGACGCCGTAAACGCGCGCCTGGCGGAGATCACCGGCGACGACAGCATGACGGCCAAGACGTTCCGGACCTGGAACGGCAGCGTGGCGGCGCTGGAACGGGCGCTTTCATCCGAGCCGGTGACGATCAAGGCGATTTCGGAGGCGGCGGCGGACCGGTTGCACAATACACCGGCCATTGCCCGCACCAGCTACATCCATCCCGACATCATCGCCCTGACGGAATTCGAGCCCGAGGCGCGCCTTGACGCCGTGGCGGATGCTGTCGACCGCACCGGGCTGCGCAAGACCGAGACCCGGCTTCTCGCCCTGCTGTCGCGCTCCTGA
- a CDS encoding glycosyltransferase family 4 protein, with the protein MRLLFVHQNMPGQYRELVGCLAAQGGHEIVFLTQRQNAPAIPGVRNVVYAAHHVPDAQAYGLSRVWEDATGRGYGAALAARQLETDGFRPDIIIGHVGWGEMIFLRDIWPGVPQIGYFEYYYNLTGGLLGFDPDSPVSDNAAFLARARNVVPTMTFDTVDVGQCPTIWQRDRFPPSFHDRLYVCHDGIRTDRLLPDPGVSLELGRLDRPLTREDEVVTYVARNLERVRGFHIFMRALPRILSERPGARVLIVGGQETSYGEASAHPGGLRGEMEAELAGKVDWSRVHILGRVAYADFCRIVRLGRCHVYLTMPFVLSWSLLEAMSMQATVIASDVPPVREVIRDGENGILVDFFDPDALAARVVEVLGRPRDFSHLGPAARATVVEQHDFATRCLPVHLARMNALLPAAKRLDLPG; encoded by the coding sequence TTGAGACTTCTTTTCGTACACCAGAACATGCCGGGACAGTATCGCGAACTCGTGGGCTGTCTGGCGGCGCAGGGCGGGCACGAGATCGTCTTCCTGACCCAGCGGCAGAACGCACCTGCCATCCCGGGTGTCCGCAATGTCGTTTACGCGGCGCATCATGTCCCGGATGCGCAGGCCTACGGTCTGTCCAGGGTCTGGGAGGACGCGACAGGAAGAGGCTATGGCGCTGCGCTGGCGGCGCGGCAGCTCGAGACCGACGGCTTCAGGCCGGACATCATCATCGGCCACGTAGGATGGGGCGAGATGATCTTCCTGCGCGACATATGGCCCGGCGTGCCGCAGATCGGATATTTCGAGTATTACTACAACCTCACCGGCGGTCTGCTTGGGTTCGATCCCGACTCTCCCGTCTCCGACAATGCGGCGTTCCTCGCACGCGCGCGCAACGTCGTGCCGACCATGACCTTCGACACGGTGGATGTCGGCCAGTGCCCGACGATCTGGCAGCGCGACCGTTTCCCCCCGAGCTTCCATGACAGACTCTATGTCTGCCACGACGGAATCCGCACGGACCGGCTGCTGCCGGATCCGGGTGTCAGTCTCGAGCTTGGCCGGCTCGACCGGCCGCTGACCCGGGAGGACGAGGTTGTCACCTACGTTGCACGCAATCTCGAACGCGTGCGGGGGTTTCACATCTTCATGCGGGCGCTGCCGCGGATCCTGTCGGAGCGACCCGGTGCGAGGGTGCTGATCGTGGGCGGACAAGAGACCTCCTATGGCGAGGCCAGTGCCCACCCCGGCGGGCTTCGCGGAGAGATGGAGGCCGAGCTGGCTGGCAAGGTGGACTGGAGTCGGGTGCATATCCTGGGCCGGGTCGCCTATGCGGATTTCTGCCGGATCGTCAGGCTGGGGCGTTGCCATGTCTATCTGACCATGCCCTTCGTGCTGTCGTGGTCGCTGCTCGAGGCGATGTCGATGCAGGCGACGGTGATCGCCTCGGACGTGCCGCCCGTGCGCGAGGTGATACGCGACGGCGAAAACGGGATACTCGTCGATTTCTTCGATCCCGATGCGCTGGCCGCCAGGGTGGTCGAGGTGCTGGGCCGGCCGCGCGATTTCTCGCATCTGGGCCCTGCGGCGCGGGCGACGGTGGTCGAGCAGCATGATTTCGCCACGCGCTGCCTGCCGGTTCATCTGGCGCGCATGAACGCGCTTCTGCCCGCCGCCAAGCGCCTGGATCTGCCCGGATGA
- a CDS encoding acyl-CoA dehydrogenase family protein translates to MNYGLTEEHQMIADTVRSFVEKEIYPHETLVERTGEVPKEVADEIKRKTIELGFYACNFPESVGCAGLNHLEFALVERELGRGSMALNHFFGRPQNILMACEGDQIERYLMPAVRGERMDALAMTEPGAGSDVRGMKCAAVREGGDWVVNGTKHFISGADHADFVIVFVATGEDATPKGPKKRITAFLVDRDAPGFTIRDGYKSVSHRGYKNMILEFDDCRLPDAQVLGEVNGGFDVMNTWLYATRITVAAMSVGRARRVFDYALDYAASREQFGQPIGKFQGVSFQIADMITEIDAADLLTLAAADRLDRNLPANREIASAKLFASEMLARVTDAAIQIHGGMGLMDDYPLERFWRDARVERIWDGTSEIQRHIISRELLRAMGA, encoded by the coding sequence TTGAACTACGGATTGACGGAAGAACACCAGATGATCGCGGACACCGTTCGCAGCTTCGTGGAGAAGGAGATCTACCCGCACGAGACCCTCGTCGAGCGGACAGGAGAGGTGCCGAAGGAGGTCGCGGACGAGATCAAGCGCAAGACGATCGAGCTCGGCTTCTATGCCTGCAACTTTCCCGAAAGCGTGGGCTGCGCGGGCCTCAACCATCTGGAATTCGCGCTTGTCGAGCGCGAACTCGGCCGTGGCTCCATGGCGCTCAACCATTTCTTCGGGCGCCCTCAGAACATCCTGATGGCCTGCGAGGGCGACCAGATCGAGCGCTACCTGATGCCGGCGGTGCGGGGAGAGCGCATGGATGCGCTGGCGATGACCGAACCCGGTGCGGGCTCGGACGTGCGGGGGATGAAATGCGCCGCCGTGCGGGAGGGTGGCGACTGGGTGGTCAATGGTACCAAGCATTTCATTTCCGGCGCCGACCATGCCGACTTCGTCATTGTCTTCGTCGCGACGGGCGAGGACGCGACTCCGAAGGGCCCGAAGAAGCGAATCACGGCGTTCCTGGTCGATCGCGACGCGCCGGGATTCACCATCCGCGACGGCTACAAGTCAGTCAGCCACCGGGGTTACAAGAACATGATCCTCGAATTCGACGACTGCCGCCTGCCGGATGCGCAGGTGCTGGGCGAGGTCAACGGAGGGTTCGACGTCATGAACACTTGGCTTTATGCGACGCGGATCACCGTCGCCGCCATGTCGGTCGGGCGCGCCCGGCGGGTCTTCGACTACGCGCTGGACTACGCGGCGAGCCGTGAACAATTCGGCCAGCCGATCGGCAAGTTTCAGGGCGTCAGCTTCCAGATTGCCGACATGATCACCGAAATCGATGCAGCCGACCTGCTGACGCTCGCCGCGGCGGACCGGCTTGACAGGAATCTGCCGGCAAACCGCGAGATCGCCTCGGCCAAGCTCTTTGCGTCGGAGATGCTGGCGCGGGTGACGGATGCGGCAATCCAGATCCACGGCGGGATGGGACTGATGGACGACTACCCGCTGGAACGGTTCTGGCGTGACGCGCGGGTGGAGCGGATCTGGGATGGGACCAGCGAGATCCAGCGCCACATCATCAGCCGGGAACTGCTTCGGGCCATGGGCGCATGA
- a CDS encoding DUF1810 domain-containing protein, with amino-acid sequence MREEGLERFVAAQAPVIDRVRAELSAGRKSSHWMWFVFPQLRGLGQSPMAWFYGLAGVPEARAYDAHEVLGPRLRGCAALVLSHSGRSAEEIMGPVDALKLRSCATLFAEVSQEPAVFARLLETFHGGQSCPRTDEILENARPRSHDRGTGA; translated from the coding sequence ATGCGCGAAGAAGGGCTCGAACGGTTTGTGGCGGCGCAGGCACCGGTTATCGACCGGGTAAGGGCCGAACTGTCCGCCGGACGGAAATCCAGCCACTGGATGTGGTTTGTCTTCCCCCAGCTTCGCGGATTGGGCCAGTCACCCATGGCATGGTTCTACGGCCTGGCCGGAGTTCCGGAAGCGCGTGCCTATGACGCGCATGAAGTTCTGGGACCCCGCCTGCGGGGCTGCGCCGCATTGGTGCTGAGCCATTCGGGGCGGAGCGCGGAAGAGATCATGGGACCTGTCGACGCTCTCAAGCTGCGTTCCTGCGCCACCCTCTTTGCCGAGGTCTCGCAGGAGCCTGCGGTCTTCGCGCGATTGCTGGAGACTTTCCATGGCGGGCAATCCTGTCCGCGGACAGATGAAATTCTGGAAAACGCGCGGCCGCGGAGCCACGACAGGGGGACAGGCGCTTGA